A single region of the Xiphophorus maculatus strain JP 163 A chromosome 3, X_maculatus-5.0-male, whole genome shotgun sequence genome encodes:
- the popdc3 gene encoding popeye domain-containing protein 3, which yields MEPPDFEAMNLTVKPAPPAFPLCGEWKEAAEGSLFHLANILLFLGFMGGSGFYGHLYLFTFLTVGFFCSTVWAWSDPCTTDTFLWNFALFGACLTQALYIVYKLRSLTFDKDFQELYNCMFKRLGVSLPHFGKIVTSSDGVVHTLEKGQFFAVEGKTAIDKLSVLLSGRIHVTVNGEFLHYIYPFQFLDSPEWDSLRPSEEGIFQVTLHADDQCRYIAWRRKKLYLLFAKHRYIARIFALIVRSDIAEKVYSLSDKAFDMAGHRYDLRLPSYCHMPGPELERAHDLLEVPVPGERAA from the exons ATGGAGCCTCCGGACTTTGAAGCCATGAACCTGACAGTGAAGCCGGCGCCGCCAGCGTTCCCGCTCTGTGGCGAATGGAAGGAGGCTGCGGAGGGATCTCTGTTCCACCTCGCCAACATCCTGCTCTTCCTCGGCTTCATGGGAGGAAGCGGTTTCTACGGACATCTTTACCTCTTTACCTTCCTGACTGTGGGCTTCTTCTGCAGCACTGTGTGGGCATGGTCGGACCCCTGCACCACGGACACCTTCCTCTGGAACTTCGCCCTGTTCGGGGCATGTTTGACTCAGGCTCTCTATATAGTCTACAAGCTGAGGAGCCTCACATTCGACAAGGACTTTCAGGAACTGTATAACTGCATGTTTAAAAGACTCGGAGTGTCCCTTCCACATTTTGGGAAGATAGTGACCTCCAGTGACGGAGTTGTCCACACCTTGGAGAAGGGCCAGTTCTTTGCTGTAGAAGGAAAAACAGCTATTGACAAGTTGTCTGTTCTTCTGTCTGGCAG AATCCATGTGACAGTGAATGGAGAGTTCCTGCATTACATCTACCCTTTCCAGTTCCTGGATTCTCCTGAATGGGATTCTCTCAGGCCCTCAGAGGAGGGAATATTCCAG GTGACTCTGCATGCTGACGATCAGTGCCGATACATAgcctggaggaggaagaagctGTACCTGCTTTTTGCTAAGCACCGCTACATAGCCCGGATCTTTGCCCTGATTGTGCGCAGTGATATTGCTGAAAAGGTGTACTCACTTAGTGACAAGGCTTTTGATATGGCAGGACACCGCTATGATCTTCGCTTACCAAGTTACTGCCACATGCCAGGGCCAGAATTAGAAAGAGCACATGACCTCCTAGAAGTTCCTGTGCCAGGGGAAAGGGCTGCctag
- the LOC102216620 gene encoding dysbindin-A-like has product MFGNFRERLHMVQQDFSTSFKTLGDMSKETKIKRKSRLEEGFPFLGGGLDILNRFEKSWFLLHKRTKACTQTAESVDGDIVMLSAHWERRKAALTHLQEQLQSLPDFITELDAITANIAQLEGEFAEMESRLLHLETLCCQCEQQTVKNHHMSQLEEYKKKKRKETDLLEAELKCEHAQRVAEMELVMQQKLRERQKVYEEAFNQDVEKYLSTGCLQGKESAGVDVAVLDQMTFINLSDLEALDDFLNSTGEDSSCGSSLTSGPDLTSSSLESLNQAPPINSSQPDQAAETQQEEPLVQSDEEDVQADMFLAAVQDVGTAWDSDESDGADPLMEKPQN; this is encoded by the exons atgtttggaaattttAGAGAAAGACTTCACATGGTCCAACAGGACTTCTCAACCAG TTTCAAGACCCTGGGAGACATGTCAAAAGAGACCAAAATCAAGAGGAAATCCAG GTTGGAAGaaggttttccatttttaggtGGTGGACTTGACATTTTGAATAG GTTTGAGAAGAGTTGGTTTCTGCTCCATAAAAGAACCAAAGCCTGTACCCAGACAGCCGAG tctGTGGATGGTGACATAGTGATGCTGTCAGCACACTGggagaggagaaaagctgctCTGACGCACCTACAGGAACAACTGCAAAGCCTACCAGATTTCATCACCGAACTTGATGCCATTACTGCTAACATAG cTCAACTAGAAGGTGAATTTGCAGAGATGGAGAGCAGACTGCTGCATCTGGAAACTCTGTGTTGTCAGTGTGAGCAACAGACTGTAAAGAATCATCATATGAGTCAACTTGaagaatataaaaagaagaaaag GAAGGAGACGGATTTACTGGAAG cTGAATTGAAGTGTGAGCATGCTCAGAGAGTGGCAGAAATGGAGCTGGTTATGCAGCAGAAGCTGCGAGAGCGACAGAAGGTCTACGAGGAAGCCTTCAACCAAGACGTAGAGAAGTATCTGTCCACTGGATGCCTACAGGGCAAAG AGTCTGCAGGGGTCGATGTGGCTGTTCTGGATCAGATGACATTTATTAACTTATCAGACCTGGAGGCCCTGGATGATTTTCTTAATTCCACTGGTGAAGATTCCAGTTGTGGATCCTCTCTGACGTCAG GTCCAGACCTGACTTCTTCCTCTTTGGAGTCCTTGAATCAAGCTCCTCCCATAAACAGCAGTCAGCCAGACCAGGCTGCAGAGACGCAGCAGGAGGAGCCACTGGTTCAGTCAGATGAGGAGGATGTCCAAGCAGACATGTTCCTGGCTGCTGTGCAGGATGTTGGCACAGCGTGGGACTCTGATGAGAGCGATGGAGCAGATCCACTAATGGAAAAACCTCAGAATTGA